Proteins from one Stenotrophomonas aracearum genomic window:
- a CDS encoding glycosyltransferase — protein sequence MSTSLADARYFLNRMIGLFRRSLASLRTRGWQATWQRIRVHTRALPPLQREPLYLPAATPFAPFAVPYSVEPRVSIVIPVYNHVPHTLACLRALAAHPPQVACEILVVDDGSSDETVQWMPRIEGLRYEVRAHNGGFIEACNDGVARSRGDFVVLLNNDTVPQPGWLDALLETFQRVPDAGLVGSQLLYPDGRLQESGGVVFSDGSAWSYGRFESPEDPRYSALRDVDYCSGAAVMLPRALWDALDGLDTRYRPAYYEDTDLAFAVRAAGKRVLVQPASRVVHDEGTSNGTDTSTGIKAYQVRNRSVFAAKWAPVLAGHLAPGSVPGPALLHRNQRQVLILDERVPQPDRDSGSLRQYNLIRMLLAEGLHVVFVPTLREHVGAATEALQELGVEVWYAPFLEGVGAWLREHGPRFAVVMMVRHHVASECLPLLHRYAPQARRVFDTVDLHYLRERRGAELAGDAALLRNAERTRTRELAVMADSDVTVLVSDAERVQLQVDAPDVQVALISNLHEVAGGGARWEQRRDLVFVGGFRHPPNVDAMHWFIGEVFAHIRAQLPDVQFHCIGADVPPALHALAATQPGVQIHGFVPVVTPYMDEVRIAVAPLRFGAGVKGKVNLSMAHGQPVVATTCAVEGMHLRDGEDVLVADDAEAFAAAVVRLYRDEALWQQLSCAGLRNVADHFSLEAARETVRQVFTQAPRFQG from the coding sequence ATGTCGACCTCCCTGGCCGATGCACGCTATTTCCTGAACCGTATGATCGGCCTGTTCCGGCGCAGCCTGGCCAGCCTGCGGACACGGGGGTGGCAGGCCACCTGGCAGCGGATCCGGGTGCATACCCGTGCCCTGCCGCCGCTGCAGCGCGAGCCGCTGTACCTGCCTGCCGCCACGCCGTTCGCGCCGTTCGCGGTGCCGTACAGCGTTGAACCGCGGGTCAGCATTGTGATCCCGGTGTACAACCATGTCCCCCATACCTTGGCCTGCCTGCGGGCGCTGGCCGCGCACCCGCCACAGGTGGCCTGCGAGATCCTGGTGGTGGACGACGGCAGCAGCGATGAAACCGTGCAGTGGATGCCCCGGATCGAGGGCCTGCGCTACGAGGTGCGGGCCCACAATGGCGGCTTCATCGAAGCCTGCAACGACGGCGTGGCCCGCTCCAGGGGCGACTTCGTGGTCCTGCTCAACAACGACACGGTGCCGCAGCCGGGCTGGCTGGATGCCCTGCTGGAGACCTTCCAGCGCGTGCCCGACGCGGGGCTGGTGGGCTCGCAGCTGCTGTATCCGGACGGCCGCCTGCAGGAATCGGGCGGCGTGGTGTTCAGCGACGGCAGCGCCTGGAGCTACGGGCGCTTTGAGTCGCCGGAAGATCCGCGCTACAGCGCGCTGCGCGACGTGGACTACTGCTCCGGCGCCGCCGTGATGCTGCCACGCGCCCTGTGGGACGCGCTCGACGGACTGGACACGCGCTACCGCCCGGCCTATTACGAAGACACCGACCTGGCCTTCGCGGTGCGAGCCGCCGGCAAGCGCGTGCTGGTGCAGCCGGCGAGCCGCGTGGTGCATGACGAAGGCACCAGCAACGGGACCGATACCAGCACCGGGATCAAGGCCTACCAGGTACGCAACCGCAGCGTGTTCGCGGCCAAGTGGGCACCGGTGCTGGCCGGCCACCTGGCGCCGGGCAGCGTGCCCGGCCCTGCACTCCTTCATCGCAACCAGCGCCAGGTGCTGATCCTGGACGAACGGGTGCCGCAGCCCGACCGCGATTCCGGCTCGCTGCGCCAGTACAACCTCATCCGCATGCTGCTGGCCGAGGGCCTGCACGTGGTGTTCGTACCGACCCTGCGCGAACACGTCGGCGCGGCCACCGAAGCGCTGCAGGAATTGGGCGTGGAAGTCTGGTACGCGCCGTTCCTGGAAGGCGTGGGCGCCTGGCTGCGCGAACACGGCCCGCGCTTTGCGGTGGTGATGATGGTCCGCCACCACGTCGCCAGCGAATGCCTGCCGCTGCTGCACCGTTACGCGCCGCAAGCGCGCCGCGTGTTCGACACGGTCGACCTGCACTACCTGCGCGAACGCCGCGGCGCGGAACTGGCGGGCGACGCGGCGCTGCTGCGCAACGCCGAGCGCACCCGCACGCGCGAGCTGGCCGTGATGGCCGACAGCGATGTGACGGTGCTGGTCAGCGACGCCGAGCGCGTGCAGCTGCAGGTGGATGCGCCCGATGTGCAGGTGGCGCTGATCTCCAACCTGCATGAGGTGGCCGGTGGCGGTGCCCGCTGGGAACAGCGCCGCGACCTGGTGTTCGTCGGCGGGTTCCGCCACCCGCCGAACGTGGACGCCATGCACTGGTTCATCGGCGAGGTCTTCGCACACATCCGCGCGCAGCTGCCGGATGTCCAGTTCCACTGCATCGGTGCCGACGTACCGCCGGCGCTGCACGCACTGGCCGCCACCCAGCCCGGCGTGCAGATCCACGGCTTCGTGCCGGTGGTCACCCCCTACATGGACGAGGTCCGCATCGCGGTGGCACCGCTGCGCTTCGGTGCCGGCGTCAAGGGCAAGGTCAACCTGAGCATGGCGCACGGCCAGCCGGTGGTGGCCACCACCTGCGCGGTCGAGGGCATGCACCTGCGCGACGGTGAGGACGTGCTGGTGGCCGACGACGCCGAAGCGTTCGCCGCCGCCGTGGTCCGCCTGTACCGCGACGAAGCGCTGTGGCAGCAGTTGTCCTGTGCCGGCCTGCGCAACGTCGCCGACCACTTCTCGCTGGAGGCCGCACGCGAAACGGTGCGGCAGGTCTTCACCCAGGCCCCCAGGTTCCAGGGGTAG
- a CDS encoding SDR family oxidoreductase produces the protein MTVLVSGATSQIGRFLLPRLVAAGVPVRALSRHAQPAQPGVEWQVGDMRALAVPEQPLQAIVSFAPLDAWGDWLAKQAVAPAAKIIVTSSMSVLTKQGSAQPDEQALVALLQRGEQNLATQANRLGMQWTILRPTLVYGAGVDRSLTPIVARARRTRVFPIPMAHGLRQPVHADDIAQAVLAAVQGDAAAGQTLQIGGGERLDYQQMFQRVHASIGTATLPLYLPGMALRLLAATVPRARGPVSRLEQDLVADNTALTALLGVRPRPFAPTPGTWGPG, from the coding sequence ATGACGGTTCTTGTTTCAGGCGCTACCAGCCAGATCGGCCGCTTCCTGTTGCCGCGCCTTGTGGCGGCAGGGGTGCCGGTGCGCGCGCTGAGCCGGCATGCGCAGCCGGCGCAACCGGGCGTGGAATGGCAGGTGGGCGACATGCGCGCGTTGGCGGTGCCAGAGCAGCCGCTGCAGGCCATCGTCAGTTTCGCGCCGCTGGATGCATGGGGCGACTGGTTGGCGAAGCAGGCCGTGGCGCCGGCGGCGAAGATCATCGTGACCAGTTCGATGAGCGTGTTGACCAAGCAGGGTTCGGCACAACCCGATGAGCAGGCGCTGGTGGCGCTGCTGCAGCGGGGCGAGCAGAACCTGGCGACGCAGGCCAACCGCCTGGGCATGCAATGGACGATCCTGCGCCCGACCCTGGTGTATGGCGCCGGCGTCGACCGCAGCCTGACTCCGATCGTGGCGCGCGCCCGCCGCACCCGGGTGTTCCCGATTCCAATGGCGCACGGGCTGCGCCAGCCGGTGCATGCCGATGACATCGCGCAGGCGGTGCTGGCGGCCGTGCAGGGCGATGCCGCTGCGGGCCAGACCCTGCAGATCGGCGGGGGCGAACGCCTGGATTACCAGCAGATGTTCCAGCGCGTGCATGCCAGCATCGGCACCGCCACGTTGCCGCTGTACCTGCCGGGCATGGCGTTGCGCCTGCTCGCGGCCACGGTGCCGCGCGCGCGCGGCCCGGTGTCGCGGCTGGAACAGGACCTGGTCGCCGACAACACCGCGTTGACCGCGCTGCTGGGCGTGCGCCCGCGCCCCTTCGCGCCTACCCCTGGAACCTGGGGGCCTGGGTGA